AGCATACGTCTTAAGAATGACTgtatttggagttttttttcaagttaaacTTGCCATGTAATAGgaatttaattaaatggaaGAGAATAGTGGAAAGGCTGGTTCCCAAAAGTAATTAGGATAATATGAGACTGTGGGAATGTGTCGAACTGACACAAATTGTAATGGCGCGCTTAGCCAATTGTTGCTGAGGATTTGACTGTCTGTTAGACGTGATGTCCTCGGAATGATGACCTGTTTGctggatttgtttttgttttctttctgccCTTTCAACCGGCTTCAAATTGAGGACAATAGAGATGGGTTAGCCGTTTATACATGGATTTGAGCATTACTTGTTTCCCCTTTCAACTCTAAAAGCCCTTTCTTATATATACTGCCAAACCTTGGAGTTCATTGTGATATCTCACATTGAAGTGAATGGAAGTGCAGTTAATCACAATCTtttattagttaaaaaaatgattgccgAGCTTCTCacagtatttttaaattaaatttttattacattagcatttaaaaaataatattaatcacAAATAATATcctcctttttaattttataatattttttataatgtaaTGTATCATTCCatgcctatatatatataatatatagtatttgCATGTACTTTTATGTATTTTCCAATGCTGCCTTTAAGTATTTCTGTTTAATGTGAATGCAAATGAGTAGAATGgatattagatttttattttgaaggagcCAGCCcttttttaccccatttttttatgcatgtaGGATAAAAATCACACATGCAGCAAGACCCTCGGTATTGCATAATAAGTGCAGCTACCGTACATTTAGTATAGTATTGTTTTCCGCGCACCCTATGAGAGAAGCTCAGCGTGCCCGCAGAGATACCGGCATTCCACAAATCACGAGCCTCGGCCGACCGGGGGCCCTCGCTGATTGGCCGTGGCGTCAGCGTGGCCGACGATGGCAACATAGTAACCGAGTTGGAGCGCTCCGGATGGCCAAACGTGACATCAGCTGCTCTTGAGGGAAGAAAGTCCCGTTTCCATCTGCACATGTAAACACGCTGATGTGTGCTTCATCCAACTAAAAATAGTTCTGTTGCTTCCATCGTGCGGAGCACCAGAGTAAGATGCGTGACATCTGGAGTGACACTCTCATTGGTCCTGGAAATCGAATATAAATGCCACGACGTCGTTAGAGCCTCGTTTCTAATTATGGGCTTATCTCTCTGAAGATAATGAAGACTTGAGAGCAGCATAATTAATCCAGCATATATTAAATATCGCGTCCATCTTGAATATTCATGACAGCACACTTTAGGTGGTTAATGGAGGCTGTTGCTTTTAATTACTGTTCATTTCCGCCATAatttactcattggctgacatttttAATGCTAGATGTCTAAATTTGAAGTcataatggattggatgtcttgaTTTGAGCATTTACAGACTGTTTtcaaatcagctgggataggctccggcaccccacaACTCTGACCTGACTGGCATAATTGCCAATGAAAATGGgtgataatttgttttttgccactttttaatgaatttgacTGGTTGTACACTTTAAAATGCTTTCTGGGAATAATCTATATATTTTGTGATTCATTTGCAGATTTTTCTTATTCATAATATCATATTTGgttaaaaatacatatgtatatatttatatattatttttatatgtactgtcaaaTGTTAATATAGTGGCCTGCCTGATTATTTGGAGTTGCTCTTCTTATAACGGCTTATTTTTTGTCCATGTTGACATTTTGTTCCAGAAAGAAACTCCATACATTGAACGCAATCAATGTCCGATCTTTTTGGTGTCACTGGTTATATGATGACGTGATGATGTCCTGagcaatgttatgttttttgaGCATGTTGTTCTTGTTCCGCCAGCATGTTTTCATAGCGTTCTGTCTCTGTTGTGTCTTTTAGCTGGATCCTCAGACCGTCCAATCCAAGAACTGGCACATGGACGTCATTGAGATGAACGGGGTAATAGCTTTTGGCTCATTTTTCAAGGCATATCTGTCTTCAACTATGTTTACAAGTGgcttaaatattaaattaactGACAGATGGCAAAACATTTGAGTCAAGGGGGCCCAGGCATactctaaatgtattttttttttcttttagatcaaagtggaattttccATGAAGTTTACAAGTAGGGACCTGAGTCTGAAGAGGACGCCATCCAAAAAACAAAGTGGTGTGTTTGGAGTCAAAATCAATGTGGTCACAAAGTAAGCATACCTCTTGttattcaaatgaaaatgtcaaacaatGTTTGTAATGTAGCTCTTTTGTTATACAGACTAGTACAATAAGTGTTCTGTATATTGTCATGTTAGGGTACAAGAGTAAATAAATATCCTGTTATAAAGTCCTATTATAGAGATGAGCTTCAGCTATTCGTTGTGGTTGAAAAGCATTCTACGTAGAAAAATGATTAGGGCAACGAccatgatgtattttttttttcattcttgttAAAACTTGTTTTCAGACGTGAGCGCTCCAAGGTGCCTTACATTGTCCGCCAGTGCATTGAGGAAGTGGAGAAAAGGGGGATCGACGAGGTGGGAATCTACAGGATCTCAGGGGTGGCCACTGACATCCAGGCCCTCAAAACTGCATTTGATACCAGTAAGAAATCTCTCTTGAACCAATTTGCGAAAATCAAGCCTCTTTAAAAGGGTGCATGGCGATTTGGAATAACAGCTTTGAGGTTGCCGCTTGAGCATTTTTTGAGAAGTGATATCATCTCTGGGCAAGTAGAAGGCAGTTTGTAACCGGGGCACATTGACCTTTTAGATACCAAAGACATCCTGGTGATGTTGAGCGACATGGACATCAACGCCATCGCGGGAACCCTCAAGCTGTACTTCAGGGAGCTGCCGGAACCTCTGCTCACCGACCGCCTGTACCCGGCCTTCATGGAGGGAATATGTGAGACGTTTTTTTTCACCTCAGCATGAGACTTTGTAGACGGACGCAAACTAGCATTTTTCTCCCGTTTCCCACAGCTCTTTCCGACCCGGCGGCCAAGGAGAACTGCATGATGCACCTCCTCCGCTCTCTGCCTGACCCCAACCTGGTGACCTTTCTCACTCTGCTCGAACACCTCAAACGGTAATTTCCTTTTGCAATTTGGCTCGAAAGAAGTGCACAATCGTCACAGGCTTAATTGGACTTCAATGTGGAAacattgagggaaaaaaaatgatgcattgtGAGTCACTGGCAGCAATTTACTATAGTTGCAATGGCTTCATTATATTTAACGGTTGTTAGATGCCATCTAGTGTCTTTCTAGCAATACTACAACAAGTGGTGATGTAAATCTTCTGTGATTTGATTTGCCTCCACAGGGTGGCCGAGAAGGAGCCCCTCAATAAGATGTCCTTACATAATCTGGCCACAGTATTTGGCCCCACACTGCTAAGACCCTCAGAGTTGGAGAGCTCCAAGACGCAGAATATCACCTCTGCCTCTGACATTTGGTCACATGACGTCATGGCACAGGTATGACTTTGTACATGACTTTGTACGTTCTGCTCTTTGCTTAATCACGGCCCATCCCTCAGTTCAAATATTAACTATTGTAAGGTCATtgtttaactctttggctgccacaGATGGACCAAACTTATACCCAATGTTAAAATGATTAGCCAAGATGTGCcaagtatgcatgttttttttttaaatcgctccATATAGTCACTTTGCACTATGAAGAGTTAATATTACATTCTAAAATCAGTGTCTCTATGCACAAGTATCTAATCTGCATCTAGcttgagttttttattttagccaTTTGTTGGCAAAAACACCCTCTCATTCATCCAAAACGGCCTCATAAATCTAAGAGTTCAATAATGTCATAAAACAAGAAATGATGTTTAAGCGATATTGATCATTTGATTATTTCAAACAGTCCTACCTCTTCAGACAGGAAACAGCGAAAGccactatacatatataaaaatatgtatgtttttgcaTTCAGGTGCAGGTGCTCCTTTACTACCTGCAGCATCCTCCCATCTCCTTTGCCGAGCTCAAGCGGAACACTCTCTACTTCTCCACCGACGTTTAAGAAGCCAATCTTATGAGATGACACCCGAGAGGCCACAAAACAAACCCCCGCCCCTCCCAGCCGGCCCCCCTACCTCACTTTACCGTGCAAGCGGACATCTCCTGTACAGCACGCCCCACCACGCCATACCGTAACTCCTAGCTCCCCCTTGCGTAGGAGGGTGGTGACATTTTTGTGGTATTCTAGATATAAAGTCACGTTTGTAATACGAGGGGTGGTGGCCTGGCCTCCTCGCCGACCGTCCGGAGACTGCGAAAGAGGAGGGTTTTCCAAGGAGGCCGCGGCCTGGCGCCGTGGCGCGGGATCGAGCCCGGGGATGCGCCGAGGTAACGCTCCCCCGGCAACTGCATTTATGTTTTATAATAATTTTGTCGTtgactttttctgtttttctggcTTGGCGCACGTGGAGGAAGAAAAGCgtgtttgtgattgtgtttgCGAATgactgaaatgaatgaatgaatgaatggatgagtgTCTTTTTCTTAAACGGCCATTCCTTCTTCACTGACTCTTGGCCAGATCAGTtctatttatttgaaatatctatatatatataaatatctgtgCCTGTACAGTTCTGTGCAACTAGAGAAATGCTctaaggtttgttttttttaagttgattCAGGtagtgatgttattttttttttttagttccatTTTCTCACTCACCGTATTCAAAAATTGTAGGGAAATGGTCACTTGGTTCATTTGTTGCCCACCATGAgcacgctaaaaaaaaaaaaaacttttccaagCATCTTGCTTGCACCAGTTCAATCCAGAAAAGGATTTGTGTTGTTGCACTTCATTTGCATGTTCAGCTTGGCATTCAGTTCAAGCCAAGTTACTCAGTTTGTGAGTTCAAGGGCAtccttttgttgtttgtttgtccggtacaaaggcatttttttttgctgtcatgtcagcaacaaaaatacaacaaaaacagaGTCATGCGATTTGGTATTTTTCATAAAGGAATAAGAAATTCTAAAGTGTTTAAATTTGACTTTAGACAGGAATTTAGGTATGATGTACTGCCATTTTGAggataaatgtaaatgtgaacgTTCTGCCCCTTTTATAgtgaaataaaagacaaaccaaCTTACTCTGTGATACACTTTTcccacaaacagacaaaaaagttAATTCACTTACTAATTATTggctaaattattattttttcccatgcattcttttttttttacttgactatTACCTCTTAATTTGACTTAACTTGATGCAGTTTCTGTCCTCCTCCACATTGCAGCATAGAGCGCTATTTCTTAACGTCACTGGAAACTAGTGGAAAAAAACGCACATGCACAGCTGGTGCACAGGCCAATTTCAGTAGTAATTTTCAGGTGTGAGAATGTCAAAGAGGAAGCACGTACATTTTGTTTgcagccaaaaaaaatacttgcttaAGACTCaaattagttcaaaaagcaatgGACTTTGCAGAAAAATAGCTCTGCACAGCAAGCAGAACATATTTCAGCATTTTTAGAGTTTGAAAGGTACTTTTTTGCACCAATTAACAtagatttaacaaaacaaacaaattgcaATCGCTCCTTTTTTGGATTTTAATGGAATTTCATTGCAGATATTTGAGGCAACACCTTTTATCACATCATGGATTTTTGCACCAGAACTTCGTTTTTAAGGTAAGTGTTACTCTATGCTTCTACATATTGTATTATTACTTGTAAGCACTGTGTTGTGGATGATTGCATTAAATGCTtgcacttatttttttgcattggtgGCTGTTATGCAGTCTGTCAAAtttaattagttttaaatgatgttttttccccatagTTTGGTATGCTCACTCAAAACATTCTTTTAATTCAATACTGCAAAGATTACAAATATACATTCACAATTTAATCctgcataataataaaaatatttatgagaAGGGCACTTTTCAATCAAATCATTTATTGAAGTCAAAATGATCCAGAAAAAGGAGAGTTAATTATGATCAACCATGTAAATATAAAGCCtacaaatcacattttaaatgattatagTAGTGTAATTCGGAGTTTGTTATTTCCCTAAACTGATTTTGCATGTATTGGCACaacaataagttaataaatgagTGTGTTGAAAAGACAAGAACAAAAATACAGAAGAAAGCGCACTAAGTGTTTACAGGATATGtacaacagtttaaaaaaaacatcggtGACAATTTCATGATAGTCTTTCTTATAGAAAACATTTAAGACATCCTTTTTATTAGTTTCATGGTATCACAACATCCTTATTCCTTTATTTCATAAACtgtataatttttttggtgCAGTTTTGATGAGTGGTTAGACTATGACTTTTTTCTGATCTTTTTTAAACTTCATCttgcatgtaaatatgtaagacttaagtgcaatCTTTTCATTGGCCCTCCCAGTTGGAGTTTATTGTCAAACTAAGCGAGAATAAAAGAGAATAATTTAATAAACACTTCATACTTTTGCTTAGGATGATGTCATTACTAGAAAGGCTATGACAATATatcttgctttctttttttccatttagttGTATTGTGGCATATCACAGCTTGATTTCCTGACCCATATATTGctgattattgttattatattgtGAGATAATTGTCATTCTCGTATCAGAAATCAGTATGGAAGATTTTTCTAGTCATTACTGTATGTTTTTGTCCtgattttcttcataaaaacaCTGCAAAATGTGTGTTGAAACTAGAAAAAACTAACTTTAGAGTTGTGAGTATGAGTTAGGGTATGAATtgaacttgtatgtcaaggtatagTCACAGATGTCACTCAAAGCCTGGGAATTGGagcgttaaaaaaatggaaaaagagaaagaaaaagaaagtgttCTCCCCCCTCctacgttttttttgtgtttttttttgtttgtttacacttGCAAAGGCGGAGCTGGCATGCTTGCATATGGAGCCGTTTAACTGGGGTTAGAGTTCAGCCAAACAACACTCTTACATTCCACCGGCGTTCCCAGTGACACACGCCTGCGTTGCATCGGCGCTACAAATTGGAAAAAAGTCACGTTCTCCAACCCCACAAAACGTCGTTGTATATTCTGTATCCTCACATGATCTCCACCTTGGAGTTGGGGTACACGGCCACCACGTCGTAGCCCTCGGGGGGCTGCACGCGGGCCTTGGCGTGCGTCTCGCAGTATAGGTTTTCCTCGATGAAGAA
This portion of the Stigmatopora nigra isolate UIUO_SnigA chromosome 19, RoL_Snig_1.1, whole genome shotgun sequence genome encodes:
- the abr gene encoding active breakpoint cluster region-related protein isoform X5, whose protein sequence is MTEILVSDLKLNSVCEHLEQQCCLDQNQHNLSGPVQTPPGLKRPTNTGAKLWGRVRSKLLRQKLDPQTVQSKNWHMDVIEMNGIKVEFSMKFTSRDLSLKRTPSKKQSGVFGVKINVVTKRERSKVPYIVRQCIEEVEKRGIDEVGIYRISGVATDIQALKTAFDTNTKDILVMLSDMDINAIAGTLKLYFRELPEPLLTDRLYPAFMEGISLSDPAAKENCMMHLLRSLPDPNLVTFLTLLEHLKRVAEKEPLNKMSLHNLATVFGPTLLRPSELESSKTQNITSASDIWSHDVMAQVQVLLYYLQHPPISFAELKRNTLYFSTDV